Proteins from a single region of Streptococcus oralis:
- the rpsJ gene encoding 30S ribosomal protein S10, with translation MANKKIRIRLKAYEHRTLDTAAAKIVESATRTGAQVAGPIPLPTERSLYTIIRATHKYKDSREQFEMRTHKRLIDIVNPTQKTVDALMKLDLPSGVNVEIKL, from the coding sequence ATGGCAAACAAAAAAATCCGCATCCGTTTGAAAGCATACGAACACCGTACGCTTGACACAGCGGCTGCAAAAATCGTAGAATCAGCTACTCGTACAGGTGCACAAGTTGCGGGTCCAATCCCGCTTCCAACTGAGCGTAGCCTCTACACAATTATTCGTGCGACTCACAAATACAAAGACTCTCGCGAACAATTTGAAATGCGTACACACAAACGTTTGATCGATATCGTTAACCCAACTCAAAAAACAGTTGATGCCTTGATGAAATTGGATCTTCCAAGTGGTGTAAACGTAGAAATCAAACTTTAA
- the rplC gene encoding 50S ribosomal protein L3: protein MTKGILGKKVGMTQIFTEAGELIPVTVIEATPNVVLQVKTVETDGYNAIQVGFDDKREVLSNKPAKGHVAKANTAPKRFIREFKNVEGLEVGAEITVETFAAGDVVDVTGTSKGKGFQGVIKRHGQSRGPMAHGSRYHRRPGSMGPVAPNRVFKGKNLAGRMGGDRVTIQNLEVVQVVPEKNVILIKGNVPGAKKSLITIKSAVKAGK from the coding sequence ATGACAAAAGGAATCTTAGGGAAAAAAGTGGGAATGACTCAAATCTTCACTGAAGCTGGCGAATTGATCCCTGTAACAGTTATTGAAGCAACTCCAAACGTTGTTCTTCAAGTTAAAACTGTTGAAACAGACGGATACAACGCTATCCAAGTTGGTTTTGATGACAAACGCGAAGTATTGAGCAACAAACCTGCTAAAGGACATGTAGCGAAAGCTAACACGGCTCCTAAGCGCTTCATTCGTGAATTCAAAAACGTTGAAGGCTTGGAAGTTGGTGCTGAAATCACAGTTGAAACATTCGCAGCTGGAGACGTTGTTGACGTAACTGGTACTTCTAAAGGTAAAGGTTTCCAAGGTGTTATCAAACGCCACGGACAATCACGTGGACCAATGGCTCACGGTTCTCGTTACCACCGTCGTCCAGGTTCTATGGGACCTGTTGCACCTAACCGCGTATTCAAAGGTAAAAACCTTGCAGGACGTATGGGTGGCGACCGCGTAACAATTCAAAACCTTGAAGTTGTACAAGTTGTTCCAGAAAAGAACGTTATCCTTATCAAAGGTAACGTACCAGGTGCTAAGAAATCTCTTATCACTATCAAATCAGCAGTTAAAGCTGGTAAATAA
- the rplD gene encoding 50S ribosomal protein L4: protein MANVTLFDQTGKEAGQVVLNDAVFGIEPNESVVFDVIISQRASLRQGTHAVKNRSAVSGGGRKPWRQKGTGRARQGSIRSPQWRGGGVVFGPTPRSYGYKLPQKVRRLALKSVYSEKVAENKFVAVDSLEFTAPKTAEFAKVLAALSIDSKVLVILEEGNEFAALSARNLPNVKVATATTASVLDIANSDKLLVTQAAISKIEEVLA, encoded by the coding sequence ATGGCAAACGTAACATTATTTGACCAAACTGGTAAAGAAGCTGGCCAAGTTGTTCTTAACGATGCAGTATTTGGTATTGAACCAAATGAATCAGTTGTGTTTGATGTGATCATCAGCCAACGCGCAAGCCTTCGTCAAGGAACACACGCTGTTAAAAACCGCTCTGCAGTATCAGGTGGTGGACGCAAACCATGGCGTCAAAAAGGAACTGGACGTGCTCGTCAAGGTTCTATCCGCTCACCACAATGGCGTGGTGGTGGTGTTGTCTTCGGACCAACTCCACGTTCATACGGCTACAAACTTCCACAAAAAGTTCGTCGCCTAGCTCTTAAATCAGTTTACTCTGAAAAAGTTGCTGAAAACAAATTTGTAGCCGTTGATTCTCTTGAATTTACAGCTCCAAAAACTGCTGAATTTGCAAAAGTTCTTGCAGCTTTGAGCATCGATTCTAAAGTCCTTGTTATTCTTGAAGAAGGAAACGAATTCGCAGCTCTTTCAGCTCGTAACCTTCCAAACGTGAAAGTTGCAACTGCTACAACTGCAAGTGTTCTTGACATCGCAAATAGCGACAAACTTCTTGTCACACAAGCAGCTATCTCTAAAATCGAGGAGGTTCTTGCATAA
- a CDS encoding 50S ribosomal protein L23 has product MNLYDVIKKPVITESSMAQLEAGKYVFEVDTRAHKLLIKQAVEAAFEGVKVANVNTINVKPKAKRVGRYTGFTNKTKKAIITLTADSKAIELFAAEAE; this is encoded by the coding sequence ATGAATTTGTATGATGTTATCAAAAAACCTGTCATCACTGAAAGCTCAATGGCTCAACTTGAAGCAGGAAAATATGTATTTGAAGTTGACACTCGTGCACACAAACTTTTGATCAAGCAAGCTGTTGAAGCTGCTTTCGAAGGTGTTAAAGTTGCCAACGTTAACACAATCAACGTAAAACCAAAAGCAAAACGTGTTGGACGTTACACTGGTTTTACTAACAAAACTAAAAAAGCTATCATCACACTTACAGCTGATTCAAAAGCAATCGAGTTGTTTGCTGCTGAAGCTGAATAA
- the rplB gene encoding 50S ribosomal protein L2, protein MGIRVYKPTTNGRRNMTSLDFAEITTSTPEKSLLVALKSKAGRNNNGRITVRHQGGGHKRFYRLVDFKRNKDNVEAVVKTIEYDPNRSANIALVHYTDGVKAYIIAPKGLEVGQRIVSGPEADIKVGNALPLANIPVGTLIHSIELKPGRGGELVRAAGASAQVLGQEGKYVLVRLQSGEVRMILGTCRATVGVVGNEQHGLVNLGKAGRSRWKGIRPTVRGSVMNPNDHPHGGGEGKAPVGRKAPSTPWGKPALGLKTRNKKAKSDKLIVRRRNEK, encoded by the coding sequence GTGGGAATTCGTGTTTATAAACCAACAACAAACGGTCGCCGTAATATGACTTCTTTGGATTTCGCTGAAATCACAACAAGCACTCCTGAAAAATCATTGCTTGTTGCTTTGAAGAGCAAGGCTGGTCGTAACAACAACGGTCGTATCACTGTTCGTCACCAAGGTGGTGGACACAAACGTTTCTACCGTTTGGTTGACTTCAAACGTAACAAAGACAATGTTGAAGCTGTTGTTAAAACTATCGAGTACGATCCAAACCGTTCTGCAAACATCGCTCTTGTACACTACACTGACGGTGTGAAAGCATACATTATCGCTCCAAAAGGTCTTGAAGTAGGTCAACGTATCGTTTCAGGTCCAGAAGCAGATATCAAAGTCGGAAACGCTCTTCCACTTGCTAACATCCCAGTTGGTACTTTGATCCACAGCATCGAGTTGAAACCAGGTCGTGGTGGAGAATTAGTTCGTGCAGCTGGAGCTTCTGCTCAAGTATTGGGTCAAGAAGGTAAATACGTTCTTGTTCGTCTTCAATCTGGCGAAGTTCGTATGATTCTTGGAACTTGTCGTGCTACAGTTGGTGTTGTCGGTAACGAACAACATGGACTTGTAAACCTTGGTAAAGCAGGACGTAGCCGTTGGAAAGGTATCCGCCCAACAGTTCGTGGTTCTGTAATGAACCCTAACGATCACCCACACGGTGGTGGTGAAGGTAAAGCACCAGTTGGTCGTAAAGCGCCATCTACTCCATGGGGCAAACCTGCTCTTGGTCTTAAAACTCGTAACAAGAAAGCGAAATCTGACAAACTTATCGTTCGTCGTCGCAACGAGAAATAA
- the rpsS gene encoding 30S ribosomal protein S19 — MGRSLKKGPFVDEHLMKKVEAQANDEKKKVIKTWSRRSTIFPSFIGYTIAVYDGRKHVPVYIQEDMVGHKLGEFAPTRTYKGHAADDKKTRRK; from the coding sequence ATGGGACGCAGTCTTAAAAAAGGACCTTTCGTCGATGAGCATTTGATGAAAAAAGTTGAAGCTCAAGCTAACGACGAAAAGAAAAAAGTTATCAAAACTTGGTCACGTCGTTCAACGATCTTCCCAAGTTTCATTGGTTACACTATTGCAGTTTATGACGGACGTAAACACGTACCTGTTTACATCCAAGAGGACATGGTAGGTCACAAACTTGGTGAATTTGCACCAACTCGTACTTACAAAGGTCACGCTGCAGACGACAAGAAAACACGTAGAAAATAA
- the rplV gene encoding 50S ribosomal protein L22, whose protein sequence is MAEITSAKAMARTVRVSPRKSRLVLDNIRGKSVADAIAILTFTPNKAAEIILKVLNSAVANAENNFGLDKANLVVSEAFANEGPTMKRFRPRAKGSASPINKRTAHITVAVAEK, encoded by the coding sequence ATGGCAGAAATTACTTCAGCTAAAGCAATGGCTCGTACAGTACGTGTTTCACCTCGTAAATCACGTCTTGTTCTTGACAACATCCGTGGTAAAAGCGTAGCCGATGCTATTGCAATCTTGACATTCACACCAAACAAAGCTGCTGAAATCATCTTGAAAGTTTTGAACTCAGCTGTAGCTAACGCTGAAAACAACTTTGGTTTGGACAAAGCTAACTTGGTAGTATCTGAAGCATTTGCAAACGAAGGACCAACTATGAAACGTTTCCGTCCACGTGCGAAAGGTTCAGCTTCACCAATCAACAAACGTACAGCTCACATCACTGTAGCTGTTGCAGAAAAATAA
- the rpsC gene encoding 30S ribosomal protein S3 — protein MGQKVHPIGMRVGIIRDWDAKWYAEKEYADYLHEDLAIRKFVQKELADAAVSTIEIERAVNKVNVSLHTAKPGMVIGKGGANVDALRAKLNKLTGKQVHINIIEIKQPDLDAHLVGEGIARQLEQRVAFRRAQKQAIQRAMRAGAKGIKTQVSGRLNGADIARAEGYSEGTVPLHTLRADIDYAWEEADTTYGKLGVKVWIYRGEVLPARKNTKGGK, from the coding sequence GTGGGTCAAAAAGTACATCCAATTGGTATGCGTGTCGGCATCATCCGTGATTGGGATGCCAAATGGTATGCTGAAAAAGAATACGCGGATTACCTTCATGAAGATCTTGCAATCCGTAAATTCGTTCAAAAAGAACTTGCTGACGCAGCAGTTTCAACTATCGAAATTGAACGCGCAGTAAACAAAGTTAACGTTTCACTTCACACTGCTAAACCAGGTATGGTTATCGGTAAAGGTGGTGCTAACGTTGATGCACTCCGTGCAAAACTTAACAAATTGACTGGAAAACAAGTACACATCAACATCATCGAAATCAAACAACCTGATTTGGATGCTCACCTTGTAGGTGAAGGAATTGCTCGTCAATTGGAGCAACGTGTTGCTTTCCGTCGTGCACAAAAACAAGCAATCCAACGTGCAATGCGTGCTGGAGCTAAAGGAATCAAAACTCAAGTATCAGGTCGTTTGAACGGTGCAGATATCGCCCGTGCTGAAGGATACTCTGAAGGAACTGTTCCACTTCACACACTTCGTGCAGATATCGATTACGCTTGGGAAGAAGCAGATACTACATACGGTAAACTTGGTGTTAAAGTATGGATCTACCGTGGTGAAGTTCTTCCAGCTCGTAAAAACACTAAAGGAGGTAAATAA
- the rplP gene encoding 50S ribosomal protein L16: MLVPKRVKHRREFRGKMRGEAKGGKEVAFGEYGLQATTSHWITNRQIEAARIAMTRYMKRGGKVWIKIFPHKSYTAKAIGVRMGSGKGAPEGWVAPVKRGKVMFEIAGVSEEIAREALRLASHKLPVKCKFVKREAE, translated from the coding sequence ATGTTAGTACCTAAACGTGTTAAACACCGTCGTGAATTCCGTGGAAAAATGCGCGGTGAAGCAAAAGGTGGAAAAGAAGTAGCATTCGGTGAATACGGTCTTCAAGCTACAACTAGCCACTGGATCACTAACCGCCAAATCGAAGCTGCTCGTATCGCCATGACTCGTTACATGAAACGTGGTGGTAAAGTTTGGATTAAAATCTTCCCACACAAATCATACACTGCTAAAGCTATCGGTGTGCGTATGGGATCTGGTAAAGGGGCGCCTGAAGGTTGGGTAGCACCAGTTAAACGTGGTAAAGTGATGTTCGAAATCGCTGGTGTATCTGAAGAAATCGCTCGCGAAGCGCTTCGTCTTGCAAGCCACAAATTGCCAGTTAAATGTAAATTCGTAAAACGTGAAGCAGAATAA
- the rpmC gene encoding 50S ribosomal protein L29 has protein sequence MKLNEVKEFVKELRGLSQEELAKRENELKKELFELRFQAATGQLEQTARLKEVKKQIARIKTVQSEAK, from the coding sequence ATGAAACTTAATGAAGTAAAAGAATTTGTTAAAGAACTTCGTGGTCTTTCTCAAGAAGAACTCGCGAAGCGCGAAAACGAATTGAAAAAAGAATTGTTTGAACTTCGTTTCCAAGCTGCTACTGGTCAATTGGAACAAACAGCTCGCTTGAAAGAAGTTAAAAAACAAATCGCTCGTATCAAAACAGTTCAATCTGAAGCGAAATAA
- the rpsQ gene encoding 30S ribosomal protein S17: MERNNRKVLVGRVVSDKMDKTITVVVETKRNHPVYGKRINYSKKYKAHDENNVAKEGDIVRIMETRPLSATKRFRLVEVVEEAVII, translated from the coding sequence ATGGAACGCAATAATCGTAAAGTTCTTGTTGGACGTGTTGTATCTGACAAAATGGACAAGACAATCACAGTTGTAGTTGAAACAAAACGTAACCACCCAGTCTATGGTAAACGTATTAACTACTCTAAGAAATACAAAGCACATGATGAAAACAATGTTGCCAAAGAAGGCGATATCGTACGTATCATGGAAACTCGTCCGCTTTCAGCTACAAAACGTTTCCGTCTTGTAGAAGTTGTTGAAGAAGCGGTCATCATCTAA
- the rplN gene encoding 50S ribosomal protein L14, producing MIQTETRLKVADNSGAREILTIKVLGGSGRKFANIGDVIVASVKQATPGGAVKKGDVVKAVIVRTKSGARRADGSYIKFDENAAVIIRDDKTPRGTRIFGPVARELREGGFMKIVSLAPEVL from the coding sequence ATGATTCAAACAGAAACTCGTTTGAAAGTCGCAGACAACAGCGGTGCGCGCGAAATCTTGACTATCAAAGTTCTTGGTGGTTCAGGACGTAAATTTGCAAACATCGGTGATGTTATCGTGGCATCTGTAAAACAAGCTACTCCTGGTGGTGCGGTTAAAAAAGGTGACGTTGTAAAAGCTGTTATCGTTCGTACTAAATCAGGTGCTCGTCGTGCTGATGGTTCATACATCAAATTTGACGAAAATGCAGCCGTTATCATCCGTGATGACAAAACTCCTCGCGGAACACGTATCTTTGGCCCAGTTGCACGTGAATTGCGTGAAGGTGGCTTCATGAAGATCGTGTCACTTGCTCCAGAAGTACTTTAA
- the rplX gene encoding 50S ribosomal protein L24, with translation MFVKKGDKVRVIAGKDKGTEAVVLTALPKVNKVIVEGVNIVKKHQRPTNELPQGGIIEKEAAIHVSNVQVLDKNGVAGRVGYKFVDGKKVRYNKKSGEVLD, from the coding sequence ATGTTTGTAAAAAAAGGCGACAAAGTTCGCGTAATCGCTGGTAAAGATAAGGGAACAGAAGCTGTTGTCCTTACTGCCCTTCCAAAAGTAAACAAAGTTATCGTTGAAGGTGTGAACATCGTTAAGAAACACCAACGTCCAACTAACGAACTTCCTCAAGGTGGTATCATCGAGAAAGAAGCAGCTATCCACGTATCAAACGTTCAAGTTTTAGATAAAAACGGTGTAGCTGGTCGTGTTGGTTACAAATTTGTAGACGGTAAAAAAGTTCGCTACAACAAAAAATCAGGCGAAGTGCTTGATTAA
- the rplE gene encoding 50S ribosomal protein L5 translates to MANRLKEKYLNEVVPALTEQFNYSSVMAVPKVDKIVLNMGVGEAVSNAKSLEKAAEELALISGQKPLITKAKKSIAGFRLREGVAIGAKVTLRGERMYEFLDKLVSVSLPRVRDFHGVPTKSFDGRGNYTLGVKEQLIFPEINFDDVDKTRGLDIVIVTTANTDEESRALLTGLGMPFAK, encoded by the coding sequence ATGGCAAATCGTTTAAAAGAAAAATATCTTAATGAAGTAGTTCCTGCTTTGACAGAACAATTCAACTACTCATCAGTGATGGCTGTGCCTAAAGTAGATAAGATCGTTTTGAACATGGGTGTTGGTGAAGCTGTATCAAACGCTAAAAGTCTTGAAAAAGCTGCTGAAGAATTGGCACTTATCTCAGGTCAAAAACCACTTATCACTAAAGCTAAAAAATCAATCGCCGGCTTCCGTCTTCGTGAAGGTGTAGCGATCGGTGCAAAAGTTACCCTTCGTGGTGAACGTATGTACGAATTCTTGGATAAATTGGTTTCAGTTTCACTTCCACGTGTACGTGACTTCCACGGTGTTCCAACAAAATCATTTGATGGACGCGGAAACTACACACTTGGTGTGAAAGAACAATTGATCTTCCCAGAAATCAACTTTGATGACGTTGACAAAACTCGTGGTCTTGACATCGTTATCGTAACAACTGCTAACACTGACGAAGAGTCACGTGCATTGCTTACAGGCCTTGGAATGCCTTTTGCAAAATAA
- a CDS encoding type Z 30S ribosomal protein S14, protein MAKKSMIAKNKRPAKFSTQAYTRCEKCGRPHSVYRKFKLCRVCFRELAYKGQIPGVTKASW, encoded by the coding sequence ATGGCTAAAAAATCAATGATTGCTAAGAACAAACGTCCAGCGAAGTTCTCTACTCAAGCTTATACTCGTTGTGAAAAATGTGGTCGTCCACATTCAGTTTACCGCAAATTTAAACTTTGCCGTGTTTGCTTCCGTGAATTAGCTTACAAAGGACAAATTCCTGGTGTAACAAAAGCATCTTGGTAA
- the rpsH gene encoding 30S ribosomal protein S8 produces the protein MVMTDPIADFLTRIRNANQAKHEVLEVPASNIKKGIAEILKREGFVKNVEIIEDDKQGIIRVFLKYGPNGEKVITNLKRVSKPGLRIYKKREDLPKVLNGLGIAILSTSEGLLTDKEARQKNVGGEVIAYVW, from the coding sequence ATGGTTATGACTGACCCAATCGCAGACTTCCTAACTCGTATTCGTAACGCTAACCAAGCGAAACACGAAGTGCTTGAAGTACCTGCATCAAACATCAAAAAAGGGATTGCTGAAATCCTTAAACGCGAAGGTTTTGTTAAGAACGTAGAAATCATCGAAGATGACAAACAAGGCATCATCCGTGTATTCCTTAAATACGGACCAAACGGTGAAAAAGTTATCACTAACTTGAAACGTGTTTCTAAACCAGGACTTCGTATCTACAAAAAACGTGAAGATCTTCCAAAAGTTCTTAACGGACTTGGAATTGCTATTCTTTCAACTTCTGAAGGTTTGCTTACTGATAAAGAAGCTCGCCAAAAGAACGTTGGTGGGGAAGTTATCGCTTACGTTTGGTAA
- the rplF gene encoding 50S ribosomal protein L6, producing MSRIGNKVIVLPAGVEITNNDNVVTVKGPKGELTREFSKDIEIRVEGTEVTLHRPNDSKEMKTIHGTTRALLNNMVIGVSEGFKKELEMRGVGYRAQLQGSKLVLAVGKSHPDEVEAPEGITFELPNPTTIVVSGISKEVVGQTAAYVRSLRSPEPYKGKGIRYVGEFVRRKEGKTGK from the coding sequence ATGTCACGTATTGGTAATAAAGTTATCGTGTTGCCTGCTGGTGTTGAAATCACTAACAATGACAACGTTGTAACTGTAAAAGGACCTAAAGGAGAACTTACTCGTGAGTTCTCAAAAGATATTGAAATTCGTGTGGAAGGTACTGAAGTAACTCTTCACCGTCCAAACGATTCAAAAGAAATGAAAACAATCCACGGAACTACTCGTGCCCTTTTGAACAACATGGTAATTGGTGTATCAGAAGGATTCAAGAAAGAACTTGAAATGCGCGGGGTTGGTTACCGTGCACAACTTCAAGGATCTAAACTTGTTTTGGCTGTTGGTAAATCTCATCCAGACGAAGTTGAAGCTCCAGAAGGAATTACTTTTGAACTTCCAAACCCAACAACAATCGTTGTTAGCGGAATTTCAAAAGAAGTAGTTGGTCAAACAGCTGCTTACGTACGTAGCCTTCGTTCACCAGAACCATATAAAGGTAAAGGTATCCGTTACGTTGGTGAATTCGTTCGCCGTAAAGAAGGTAAAACAGGTAAATAA
- the rplR gene encoding 50S ribosomal protein L18, with amino-acid sequence MISKPDKNKLRQKRHRRVRGKLSGTADRPRLNVFRSNTGIYAQVIDDVAGVTLASASTLDKEVSKGTKTEQAVTVGKLVAERANAKGISEVVFDRGGYLYHGRVKALADAARENGLKF; translated from the coding sequence GTGATTTCTAAACCAGATAAAAACAAACTCCGCCAAAAACGCCACCGTCGCGTTCGCGGAAAACTCTCTGGAACTGCTGATCGCCCACGTTTGAACGTATTCCGTTCTAATACAGGCATCTACGCTCAAGTGATTGATGACGTAGCGGGTGTAACGCTCGCAAGTGCTTCAACTCTTGACAAAGAAGTTTCAAAAGGAACTAAAACTGAACAAGCCGTTACTGTCGGTAAACTCGTTGCAGAACGTGCAAACGCTAAAGGTATTTCAGAAGTGGTGTTCGACCGCGGTGGATATCTATATCACGGACGTGTGAAAGCTTTGGCTGATGCAGCTCGTGAAAACGGATTGAAATTCTAA
- the rpsE gene encoding 30S ribosomal protein S5, which yields MAFKDNAVELEERVVAVNRVTKVVKGGRRLRFAALVVVGDHNGRVGFGTGKAQEVPEAIRKAVEDAKKNLIEVPMVGTTIPHEVLSEFGGAKVLLKPAVEGSGVAAGGAVRAVVELAGVADITSKSLGSNTPINIVRATVEGLKQLKRAEEVAALRGISVSDLA from the coding sequence ATGGCATTTAAAGACAATGCAGTTGAATTAGAAGAACGCGTAGTTGCTGTCAACCGTGTTACAAAAGTTGTTAAAGGTGGACGTCGTCTTCGTTTCGCAGCTCTTGTTGTTGTTGGTGACCACAACGGTCGCGTAGGATTTGGTACTGGTAAAGCTCAAGAAGTTCCAGAAGCAATCCGCAAAGCAGTAGAAGATGCTAAGAAAAACTTGATTGAAGTTCCTATGGTTGGAACAACAATCCCACACGAAGTTCTTTCAGAATTCGGTGGAGCTAAAGTATTGTTGAAACCTGCTGTAGAAGGTTCTGGAGTTGCCGCTGGTGGTGCAGTTCGTGCCGTTGTGGAATTGGCAGGTGTGGCAGATATTACATCTAAATCACTTGGTTCTAACACTCCAATCAACATTGTTCGCGCAACTGTTGAAGGTTTGAAACAATTGAAACGCGCTGAAGAAGTTGCTGCCCTTCGTGGTATCTCAGTTTCTGATTTGGCATAA
- the rpmD gene encoding 50S ribosomal protein L30, with translation MAQIKITLTKSPIGRIPSQRKTVVALGLGKLNSSVIKEDNAAIRGMITAVSHLVTVEEVN, from the coding sequence ATGGCTCAAATTAAAATTACTTTGACTAAGTCTCCAATCGGACGCATTCCATCACAACGTAAAACTGTTGTAGCACTTGGACTTGGCAAATTGAACAGCTCTGTTATCAAAGAAGACAACGCTGCTATCCGTGGTATGATCACTGCAGTATCTCACTTGGTAACAGTTGAAGAAGTAAACTAA
- the rplO gene encoding 50S ribosomal protein L15, with the protein MKLHELKPAEGSRKVRNRVGRGTSSGNGKTSGRGQKGQKARSGGGVRLGFEGGQTPLFRRLPKRGFTNINAKEYAIVNLDQLNVFEDGAEVTPVVLIESGIVKAEKSGVKILGNGELTKKLTVKAAKFSKSAEEAITAKGGSVEVI; encoded by the coding sequence ATGAAACTTCATGAATTGAAACCTGCAGAAGGTTCTCGTAAAGTACGTAACCGTGTTGGTCGTGGTACTTCATCAGGTAACGGTAAAACATCTGGTCGCGGTCAAAAAGGTCAAAAAGCTCGTAGCGGTGGCGGAGTTCGCCTCGGTTTTGAAGGTGGACAAACTCCATTGTTCCGTCGTCTTCCAAAACGCGGATTCACTAATATCAACGCTAAAGAATACGCAATTGTAAACCTTGACCAATTGAACGTCTTTGAAGACGGTGCGGAAGTAACTCCAGTTGTACTTATCGAATCAGGAATTGTGAAAGCTGAAAAATCAGGAGTTAAAATTCTTGGTAACGGTGAGTTGACTAAGAAATTGACTGTGAAAGCAGCTAAATTCTCTAAATCAGCTGAGGAAGCTATCACTGCTAAAGGTGGTTCTGTAGAAGTCATCTAA